Within Astyanax mexicanus isolate ESR-SI-001 chromosome 2, AstMex3_surface, whole genome shotgun sequence, the genomic segment GGAGTCTGGTCCTGTATGACTAAGGGCTCCttctcatttacatttacatttatggtatttagcagacgcccttatccagagcgacttacaacagtgcttcaaagttacttaagatatccaaagctagtttgtagactaggatcaagagatacatagaacttaatcatgttaagaaccctaggaacctttttttttttttttttttttttttttttttagtttaggaactctttgaaaagatgtgtcttcagtcgacgtttgaagaccgtgagtgactctgctgttctgacatccagtggaagttcattccaccaccttggtgccagcacagagaagagtctggatgtctgttttctgtgtgttttgagtgatggaggttcgagtcgagccgtactggaagctctaagagctcttggtgcagatctggctttgaccatcgccatcaggtatgaaggtgctggtccgttttttgccttgtaggccagcgtcagggttttgaatcggatgcgggcggcaacaggaagccagtggagggaacgcatcaaaggagtcacatgactgaacttcggaagattgaagacgagtcgtgctgccgcgttctgaattaactgtagtggtttgatggctcgcagtggaagaccagccagtagagagttgcagtagtcaagtcttgagatgacaagagactgcacaagcacctgagtggcatcctgagacagaaacggtcgaattcttcggatgttgtacaggagaaatctgcatgaccgagtcagattcgcaatatggctcgagaacgataactggtcatccattactacaccgaggcttcttgcttctgccgatggagtgaccagtgagttctcgaaagagatggagagattgttgtgagggcttgtagttcctgggatgaacagaaggtcagtcttgctggggttgagttttaggtgatgagaactcatccacatcgagacatcattgagacatgctgagatgcgggatgaaacctgagtgtcggaaggaggaaatgaaaggattagttgagtgtcatcagcatagcagtggtatgagaatccatgagaagatattatttcacccagagagcgagtatagagtgagaaaagaagaggaccaagcaccgagccttgtggaaccccagtggagagtctgcatggagcagatgttgccccttgccaagttacctggtaggaacggtcctccaggtacgatgcaaaccactgccatgcagagccagtgattccaaggctggtgaggatggaaaggagaatgctgtggttgaccgtgtcgaaagcagcagagagatcaagcagaatcagaacagatgacaggttagtagcttttgctgcatgaagcttctctgtaactgcaatgagggcagtttcagtagaatgtgcaggtttgaagccagactggtttggatcctgaagattgttctgagtgagaaagagagaaagttggttgtagacagcacgctcaaggactttggaaaggaaagagaggagagaaactggcctgtagttgccaacgtccaagctgtctagagttggtttcttcaagataggaaccactctggcagtcttaaaagttgatggaacatgaccagatgatagagaggtgttaatgatgtgagtgatgaacggaaggaggtcaggagcaattgtctgaaagagggaagatggtaaagggtcaagtgggcaagtggttggattgttagaatgtagaagatgaaggatttcatctgtggaaagcagagagaattgagacagagaggtagaatgtggaagatagagcttggtgggaagggtagaggcagggggaaaggattggcggatatttgctactttctcctcaaaggagttgacaaaatcatccggggagagggttgtgggaggttgaggagtgggagggtttagaagagatgagaagatggtgaagagtttgcgagggtcagatgctgattcttccagtttccttttgtagaaagaggattttgcagcagttacctctgttgaaaatCTCAACTACCTTATTTACCACAAACAAATcaaacttttacttttagttcagttcagtttgacaGGTGTGAACACTCCACCTGGATTTGCATTTGGATACACTTTAAACTACTGAAGCGTAGCTTGGAAAAACATGGGTCTCTGTCCACTTCTGAGCATATCTTGGTTCAATTTGTTGCTGATATGATATTTTTTGCGATGGTCTGCAAATGAAGAAATGCAACATTAGAGCATGACTTGCAATGTACCCTTTTCATAATCTGCCTTTTTAACATTCAACTCCTGACAGACACTCTTGACAATATCATTCTTGCTGCACACGCTGCTGATAATAAAGACAGATGAGCAATATAATAGTACCGAAGCGTCTCATTTCTGCACATTAACTGAAGGAATTTTTGACTGCTGGGGCCAGGCAAGccttgtaaacaaaaagtgcatttaagtgtattatttgaaagtatacttaacatagaaacatacacactttcagcattaaaatacatattaaacataCTATTATCTATTAACAACCTATGGCAACTTAACTATACTTCAATTGTAATAtaactatatttaaatacaacataaaagcattagattgtgcttttaagtgcttttttcatataccttctgcaaacttaagtagatttaaaaatgtgtttttttagggctgtcaatgttaaagcgttaacgcacgctgttaatttagaatcagtaacgagttattatatttttaacgcaagttaattaaggcaccaagtttgacccctacttccgctgtaatctgccCGCAATCTGCCCAACACACTGATCTGTCGTCAGGCTGAATGATTGAACGTCGcgctctgaacacacacacacacacacacacacacttgcacacacacacacgctacatgcgcatgcatgcacacacatatacGGGCACACGCacggaaacacacacaaacctgcGCTTTCCTGATTTTTATTCTCATCAAATTAAGTTCGAAtttagaaatcctcacaaccaagctgagacactAACAATTCAATTTATAAtctattctttattccagcactctATGTTGATTTTATCTCTCCTCAAACACACAAGTATATATTATacttttaattgacaccactaacttccatttacattttacagagcctgggaggggccgtggataaaaaaaaaattcatcgagtgaacgatatagcagctcgtgctcacgatttctgtaattcgagtgaacaatTTCgtaatcgttcactcgaattaaagaaaacgtgatttagttattttttttatccacggcccctcctgggctctgtaacatttaaatatccactataaatataatttttctgtgattaatcagattattttttttaaacgatTAACACCActagtttttttaaacatcaattgttatatacttaaattatattgtaAATCTACTACTTTGCATGTTGATGTACATGTTACACTGCTGAAAATGATGGGCCAACTCATCTCCGgtgcaacatatttatttttgtgtatgcactgcaaaacacagaaacagcaggttacaggaGCTACTCGGTGTGTTATCTGCTAACTGCTCCACCAGGTACTGACTAACTTTCTCTGCATTACAGAAACAGTGACAACATACACTTGTATAGTAAACTCGAATAGaaacagtattacagtataattcttaTTATAGCTAATTACATTAATGTCTCTGcacatttacagttttatttccaCATACATCACTGTTATAAACTCACTAATCATCAGAATGCATTTACTGTGTAAACAAGTATCATTATGAACTCTTATTACTCTGCTTCcagtttttatagtgtttttaacaacaattttaatcagtttttaatccctttttaaCTCAATTGCTCCTATGAattgtattttaaacaaaatccaTTTTGAATGAAGATCTTTTTTGCTTGTATCTCCTATATtccatattaattaattaacagaaaGCATTTACACTGAATCTGGTAAACAGAACATATATAGTGCAGCTTTAAACCAAAACTAgctcaaaaatagcaaaaatggaaAATACAGACTTAAATTCTAGCCGAATAACTAGACTAGTTCAAGTATAAGACCACATGTGCTTCATAGCTTAGCACGAGGCTCAGTCTGATTcacatttagctttagcttctacCGATTAGCTTTCAAACCTAAAACAGCTCTGAAACTCATTAAAACGACTCCTTCGACCACAAGTTCGACATTTTCACAACAAATAGCTCTAATGAGTCACTAATACTGTTAACTCTCACTTTATGTACAATTTATCAACCAGCTTAcctgcaaaacacagaaacagcaggttacaggaGCTACTCGGTGTGTTATCTGCTAACTGCTCCACCAGGTACTGACTAACTTTCTCTGCTGGTTAGAGTATTAGACCCTGGTGCCTGTCACCGAGCGCCCTCTACTGGCGAAACTTATATTGTCTTGTTAAATAACAATAGGAACCTTAACAGTAGTTCTATGAGAAGGAGATaatacctaaaaataaaatagggggctacTATTTTCACACACTTAACTATTTTAGAGTGCCACATACATATTCTGTACACTTTAATAATACTGGAAAAACTATACTAAATTCCACTTTAAGTAGTGTTTAAtgtcactacacacacacacactacatgtcACTGTTTTTCCCAAGGGTGCCCATTTTTCTGCTTTTACATCGCTATAACAATACTTTAGCACTAATGCTAAATTTGCCTAAGCTTCACAGAACAGTAGTTTTAAGGCCACCTTCATTGTTCAGGTTTTGCTTTTGTGCTCCAGGAGTGCTGTAAGTTTGTATGGAACAAAAATGAGATTATCTTTGGGTCCTTTCAAACTTTCAAAACCACTGACATTGAAGAAATATAAGAGTTCTACCAGGATAccaggaaaaaaaacttttaatgtaGACAAACTCTTGTAAACAATTCTACAAGTCTTTGATTTGAAGCAAAAGTCTTCGGCATAGGTCCCGTCACTGACTCGGGTCTTGTAGCAATCCCAGCCCTAGCAGATCCTGCTATGTGTAAAAAAGGTACCCCTGGGAGTTTTGAAGGTGTCCATttgctaaaatcctctttttattgttctttgtgaaatacgaAAGGAATCTCTGAGTTgtgtatgcatgctgcacatgaaacccTTCTCAACCtttattgtctgcagtagttagtaaaagaatcagaatcagaaaaacgagtcgatcaagaaaagcaccgtgtctaggtcaacttggaattagcctgggaggttctgctgtggctcagccaacaaaaaccTGTGGTGGACT encodes:
- the LOC125780470 gene encoding uncharacterized protein LOC125780470 gives rise to the protein MYIGLWNSDLAGIWINHQQLRFSTEVTAAKSSFYKRKLEESASDPRKLFTIFSSLLNPPTPQPPTTLSPDDFVNSFEEKVANIRQSFPPASTLPTKLYLPHSTSLSQFSLLSTDEILHLLHSNNPTTCPLDPLPSSLFQTIAPDLLPFITHIINTSLSSGHVPSTFKTARVVPILKKPTLDSLDVGNYRPVSLLSFLSKVLERAVYNQLSLFLTQNNLQDPNQSGFKPAHSTETALIAVTEKLHAAKATNLSSVLILLDLSAAFDTVNHSILLSILTSLGITGSAWQWFASYLEDRSYQVSSRISACLNDVSMWMSSHHLKLNPSKTDLLFIPGTTSPHNNLSISFENSLVTPSAEARSLGVVMDDQLSFSSHIANLTRSCRFLLYNIRRIRPFLSQDATQVLVQSLVISRLDYCNSLLAGLPLRAIKPLQLIQNAAARLVFNLPKFSHVTPLMRSLHWLPVAARIRFKTLTLAYKAKNGPAPSYLMAMVKARSAPRALRASSTARLEPPSLKTHRKQTSRLFSVLAPRWWNELPLDVRTAESLTVFKRRLKTHLFKEFLN